The sequence CTGATGGCGGCGTCAAACGAAGACCGGAGCGTTATTACTATCCTCTCACCGCTGAAGGATGTCCCCAACGGATCTAAGATTTCCTGATCACTCGACAGAGTAGGTGATGGAGACCGAGCCGCTGATCTCGATCAATCCTGGTGAGACCGGTGTTTCAGCTCTTTCAGACTTTAAGCTAGCCATCCCCACCATTTGATTGTTTTGCGTTGGGGCGATCCTTGTCCCGCCTTCAATTATAGATTGTACCCCGGTTATTTTTAGCCCGGCCGCTTTGGCGATCGTTTTGGCTTTTTCGCTGGCGGCGGCAACCGCGTCAGAGAGGGCGAGCCGCTTGGCTTCTTTATCGTCCTGGCGGGAGAAATGAAGGCCGCGGACATTGTTGGCCCCGGCGGCGATCCCGGAGTCGATCACTTTTGAGATCAAGGTAAGGTCCTCAATGGTGACGTTGACCTGGTTGCCGCAGCGGTAGCCGACAGTTTTTGGCGGCTGATTCTGTTCGTACCTGACCTCCGGCCAAATGTTAAAGTTTGAA comes from Candidatus Margulisiibacteriota bacterium and encodes:
- a CDS encoding SIMPL domain-containing protein (The SIMPL domain is named for its presence in mouse protein SIMPL (signalling molecule that associates with mouse pelle-like kinase). Bacterial member BP26, from Brucella, was shown to assemble into a channel-like structure, while YggE from E. coli has been associated with resistance to oxidative stress.); amino-acid sequence: MKNPLFIIVALLCLTLAAAAKDQSIIVNGFGSVQVEPDTANVQLGVECSGKSAQAAQSENARLMKQVVEAIEKNGIAKKKLATSNFNIWPEVRYEQNQPPKTVGYRCGNQVNVTIEDLTLISKVIDSGIAAGANNVRGLHFSRQDDKEAKRLALSDAVAAASEKAKTIAKAAGLKITGVQSIIEGGTRIAPTQNNQMVGMASLKSERAETPVSPGLIEISGSVSITYSVE